Proteins encoded in a region of the Cydia splendana chromosome 19, ilCydSple1.2, whole genome shotgun sequence genome:
- the LOC134799904 gene encoding 2-methoxy-6-polyprenyl-1,4-benzoquinol methylase, mitochondrial isoform X1, whose amino-acid sequence MALRNSVLKLAKLGRSSSHMRLRVLSTQTSEKVNESEKSKQTHFGFETVDEKEKWKKVHNVFETVAEKYDVMNDAMSLGIHRLWKDIFMQRLAPTHGTKLLDVAGGTGDITFRYINYLKNLGPAPEGRRSAVTVCDINQAMLDVGKLRAQKLGYTAESCGVDIDWVCGDAEKLPHADDSYTAYTIAFGIRNCTHIDKVLEEAYRVLAPGGRFMCLEFSHLPNETLQWAYDQYSFQVIPVLGQLIAGQWKPYQYLVESIRQFPNQEKFKSMIEDAGFRQVTYENLTFGVTAIHSGFKI is encoded by the exons ATGGCGTTAAGAAATTCAGTTTTAAAGTTAGCTAAACTGGGACGATCAAGCAGTCACATGCGACTGAGAGTGCTAAGTACTCAGACGTCTGAAAAAGTCAACGAAAGCGAAAAATCTAAACAGACTCATTTTGGCTTCGAAACAGTCGATGAGAAAGAGAAGTGGAAAAAAG TGCACAATGTATTTGAGACGGTGGCAGAGAAGTATGATGTAATGAATGATGCCATGTCGCTGGGCATCCACCGCCTGTGGAAGGATATCTTCATGCAGCGGCTGGCTCCCACACACGGGACCAAGCTGCTAGATGTTGCTGGTGGCACAG GGGACATTACATTCCGGTATATAAACTATCTGAAGAACCTGGGCCCTGCACCAGAGGGCAGACGGAGTGCCGTCACTGTCTGCGATATCAACCAAGCAATGCTCGATGTAGGCAAACTCAGGGCACAAAA ACTGGGTTATACTGCGGAGTCATGTGGAGTGGACATTGACTGGGTGTGCGGAGATGCAGAGAAGTTACCCCACGCTGACGACAGCTACACCGCTTACACCATCGCCTTCGGCATCCGCAACTGCACACATATTGATAAG GTGCTAGAGGAGGCGTACCGCGTGCTGGCGCCCGGCGGCCGCTTCATGTGTCTCGAGTTCAGCCATCTGCCCAACGAGACTTTACAGTG GGCGTACGACCAATACTCGTTCCAAGTGATCCCAGTGCTGGGGCAGCTCATAGCGGGCCAGTGGAAGCCCTACCAGTATCTAGTCGAGAGCATCCGCCAGTTCCCTAATCAG GAGAAGTTCAAGTCCATGATCGAGGACGCGGGCTTCAGGCAGGTCACCTATGAAAACCTCACCTTCGGCGTCACCGCTATACATTCGGGATTCAAGATCTAA
- the LOC134799904 gene encoding 2-methoxy-6-polyprenyl-1,4-benzoquinol methylase, mitochondrial isoform X2: MALRNSVLKLAKLGRSSSHMRLRVLSTQTSEKVNESEKSKQTHFGFETVDEKEKWKKVHNVFETVAEKYDVMNDAMSLGIHRLWKDIFMQRLAPTHGTKLLDVAGGTGDITFRYINYLKNLGPAPEGRRSAVTVCDINQAMLDVGKLRAQKLGYTAESCGVDIDWVCGDAEKLPHADDSYTAYTIAFGIRNCTHIDKVLEEAYRVLAPGGRFMCLEFSHLPNETLQWAYDQYSFQVIPVLGQLIAGQWKPYQYLVESIRQFPNQEKFKSMIEDAGFRQVTYENLTFGVTAIHSGFKI; the protein is encoded by the exons ATGGCGTTAAGAAATTCAGTTTTAAAGTTAGCTAAACTGGGACGATCAAGCAGTCACATGCGACTGAGAGTGCTAAGTACTCAGACGTCTGAAAAAGTCAACGAAAGCGAAAAATCTAAACAGACTCATTTTGGCTTCGAAACAGTCGATGAGAAAGAGAAGTGGAAAAAAG TGCACAATGTATTTGAGACGGTGGCAGAGAAGTATGATGTAATGAATGATGCCATGTCGCTGGGCATCCACCGCCTGTGGAAGGATATCTTCATGCAGCGGCTGGCTCCCACACACGGGACCAAGCTGCTAGATGTTGCTGGTGGCACAG GGGACATTACATTCCGGTATATAAACTATCTGAAGAACCTGGGCCCTGCACCAGAGGGCAGACGGAGTGCCGTCACTGTCTGCGATATCAACCAAGCAATGCTCGATGTAGGCAAACTCAGGGCACAAAA ACTGGGTTATACTGCGGAGTCATGTGGAGTGGACATTGACTGGGTGTGCGGAGATGCAGAGAAGTTACCCCACGCTGACGACAGCTACACCGCTTACACCATCGCCTTCGGCATCCGCAACTGCACACATATTGATAAG GTGCTAGAGGAGGCGTACCGCGTGCTGGCGCCCGGCGGCCGCTTCATGTGTCTCGAGTTCAGCCATCTGCCCAACGAGACTTTACAGTG GGCGTACGACCAATACTCGTTCCAAGTGATCCCAGTGCTGGGGCAGCTCATAGCGGGCCAGTGGAAGCCCTACCAGTATCTAGTCGAGAGCATCCGCCAGTTCCCTAATCAG GAGAAGTTCAAGTCCATGATCGAGGACGCGGGCTTCAGGCAGGTCACCTATGAAAACCTCACCTTCGGCGTCACCGCTATACATTCGGGATTCAAGATCTA
- the LOC134799938 gene encoding serine/arginine-rich splicing factor 1B, which produces MSGGSGGNRNECRIYVGNLPPDIRTKDIQDLFYKFGKVTFVDLKNRKGPPFAFVEFEDPRDAEDAVRARDGYDYDGYRLRVEFPRGGGGGRGPRGQGAERAPRGAGRGPPARRSEYRVLVTGLPPSGSWQDLKDHMREAGDVCFADTFKDGTGVVEFLRHEDMKYAVKKLDDSRFRSHEGEVSYIRVKEDYGGGGADRYSGDRDRSRSYSPRRRGSPTYSPVRRSYSRSRSRSPPPRASRDRSPAPRERDRDY; this is translated from the exons ATGTCCGGTGGAAGCGGCGGCAATAGAAATGAGTGCAGAATATACGTCGGAAACCTACCCCCGGACATAAGGACAAAGGACATTCAAGATCTCTTTTACAAATTCGGCAAAGTTACATTCGTTGATTTGAAAAACAGAAAAGGTCCTCCATTCGCATTCGTGGAATTCGAAGATCCGAG GGACGCGGAGGACGCGGTGCGCGCGCGCGACGGGTACGACTACGACGGGTACCGGCTGCGCGTGGAGTTcccgcgcggcggcggcggcggccgcgggCCGCGCGGCCAGGGGGCCGAGCGCGCGCCGCGCGGCGCCGGCCGCGGCCCGCCCGCGCGCCGCTCCGAGTACCGCGTGCTCGTCACCGGCCTGCCGCCCTCGGGCTCGTGGCAG GATCTGAAAGACCACATGCGCGAGGCCGGCGACGTGTGCTTCGCGGACACGTTTAAAGATGGCACCGGTGTGGTGGAGTTTTTGCGCCACGAGGATATGAAGTATGCTGTGAAGAAGTTGGACGATTCGAGGTTTAGAAGCCATGAG gGCGAGGTTTCGTATATTCGAGTGAAGGAAGACTACGGCGGCGGGGGCGCCGACCGTTACAGTGGTGATCGCGACAG GTCGCGGTCGTACtcgccgcggcggcgcggctCGCCCACGTACTCGCCGGTGCGGCGCTCGTACTCGCGCTCGCGCagccgctcgccgccgccgcgcgcctcGCGGGACCGCTCGCCGGCGCCCCGGGAGCGCGACCGCGACTACTGA
- the LOC134799917 gene encoding dynein light chain 2, cytoplasmic isoform X1, whose protein sequence is MTGLTASASVRISTRKPPKAESETQYRHTTDKMCDRKAVIKNADMSEEMQQDAVDCATQALEKFNIEKDIAAFIKKEFDKKYNPTWHCIVGRNFGSYVTHETRHFIYFYLGQVAILLFKSG, encoded by the exons ATGACGGGTCTTACTGCTAGTGCTTCCGTTCGAATTAGCACAAGAAAACCACCTAAGGCCGAGTCAGAGACCCAGTACAG ACATACAACTGACAAGATGTGCGACCGCAAGGCGGTGATCAAGAATGCTGACATGAGCGAGGAGATGCAGCAGGATGCTGTGGACTGTGCGACGCAAGCGCTTGAAAAGTTCAACATTGAAAAG GATATTGCTGCATTCATCAAGAAGGAATTCGACAAGAAATACAACCCAACGTGGCACTGCATCGTCGGGCGCAACTTCGGCTCGTACGTGACGCACGAAACCCGCCACTTCATCTACTTCTACCTCGGCCAGGTCGCCATTCTCCTGTTTAAGAGTGGTTAA
- the LOC134799917 gene encoding dynein light chain 2, cytoplasmic isoform X2: MCDRKAVIKNADMSEEMQQDAVDCATQALEKFNIEKDIAAFIKKEFDKKYNPTWHCIVGRNFGSYVTHETRHFIYFYLGQVAILLFKSG; encoded by the exons ATGTGCGACCGCAAGGCGGTGATCAAGAATGCTGACATGAGCGAGGAGATGCAGCAGGATGCTGTGGACTGTGCGACGCAAGCGCTTGAAAAGTTCAACATTGAAAAG GATATTGCTGCATTCATCAAGAAGGAATTCGACAAGAAATACAACCCAACGTGGCACTGCATCGTCGGGCGCAACTTCGGCTCGTACGTGACGCACGAAACCCGCCACTTCATCTACTTCTACCTCGGCCAGGTCGCCATTCTCCTGTTTAAGAGTGGTTAA